The genomic interval ctttaaagttcagtctaaaccccaaagtggattcactgcctcactgacatcACAGCTTGCCAGGATCCACTACATTTGTGCTCTGGCAGGTAAGAGGAATAAGAGCATGCCAATACTTCCAATAAGGCAATAGCACAGAGGTATGCTTTGAAGGGCAGGCATTCATACTGACAGATCACATAACCACATCTACAATGAAGATCCTGAAAAAGGGACAGCTGTGATGATCCATATCAAGAAACTAGTTCCAAcagttttcatctccaccagAAGCAATACTTTTGCAAAGTTAATGGGTCTTATTTGCACAGTCATGCCCAATCTACCCCAAAATCCTTTGCTTTGTAACAAAGGTAGTTCACAATAATATATTATTGCTAGGGAAATTTACTGCCAAGGAACAGAGAAGTGGAGATGTTGGTGAGAGAGATTTGTAAAGTAGATTTGTTTCTGACACTTTAGTCCAGGGAGTCCCAGTTCTGCCACATGAGTGTTCATCTTGATAAAACagaacattttcatacacaacCATACACTCTCTCAcatcattttcttctcctttgtctTTGACAGAGTTATATGTTGATCTTAACTGTGCACACTTAATATAAAAGACAGATTAACAAGTTTGGTGAAGTTCTTGAAAAGAAAGAGGTGCCCGTTTGATCATTTCCCTCATTTTATTATTCTATAAGAATACaatagttaaaaatacagcattttaCTACAATGGATCTTTTAATGTTCTTTACAAGAAGAACACAGGACAAGAACTACAGGGTGTTTGGAAACAGTCACACCAGAATTCTCCAATCTACTTGGCTAAAtttgtagagtgtgtgtgtgtaaagccaAATCTGCATACGCTGTTCTGTCCAGGCTAAAATGTTTTGCCATTTCTCTAAACCCTTCAGCCTTCAACTTGCCAAGTCACAGTGGCTCCTctttttaaatggcacatgccGATCTCCTGGGACATCTTACTGTGACAAACAGTCTCATGTATTAAATGATAGAACTGGCAAGTAGCAGGGGATTGAGTCCTGGAAGTCACTGCTAAACCTAGTCCCGTTAGCCTCTCTCTCCTCTACTATTCTCTTGCTGTAAAACCACTACATAATCAAGAACAGCAACATAACCAAGAACATCACCAGCATCCTTCACATTTTCCCACATGCTTCTAACCATTCAGCCTTCTTCCCCTTAGAGAACTTGGAAAGAACCCTATCCTTGTTCTCTCCTGATAAATCCAGAAACCCAACCATCATTCCATACCTCAACCCCTTTGCCTAAAAATTTATTTCACATTATCATTGTGTAACTTTAGAGAGTTCTTTTCAAACAATTCATTGGTATTTGTTTTACTGCCTGCCTTTTCCACTTCAAGTACAATGGGCTCTACCTACTCTCTTGACTGTTAAAAAATACATAGTAAAGAAAACCACTAGAAGTGCATGACACTGTACATCTATTTGTATAAAcatagccagagcttggaaaattcacttttttcttttttggattacaacttccagaatgtcCTCAGCCAGCaagctagctgggggattctgagataTGTAATCCCCAAAAGTCAAAGTTTCTGGGCTGTGAAACTAACATGGATACAATCACAGTCTCTGCTCCTTCCCAAAGGAGCTTGTCTCGATGGATTCAGTCCTACCAAATCTTTTCTACGTATCTGGGCCCCTTTAGATGGTCCTCATGCAGCAACAGACACAGAGGCCCGAAGCACCCAAGCCAGTTCCTGATAAGGaaccattgatttttttttgtaggGGACAACATGTCACATTGGCCTCAGCCTCTCTGGGCCTCTTGAGACATGGAGCGGGACAATGAGCGTGGGAGACCAGCTTTCTTGAAGTCAGGGCAGCTGGGCTGGATGACGAGGGGCAATTCCTTGGTGATCTCAGCCAGAGGTTTCTTGTCAAAACACACGCCTGTCACTGGCAGTGACTCCACAGACTCTGAGGGAGTGGGTGTGAATTCCCGCTCAGCCTTGGCACTCAGTTTGGCAGGAGTGAAGATGGGCAAGGGCAAGGCCCGCTGATATGGCAAGTGGTAGGAGGTCAGAGGTTCACCTAGCAAACCCAGGCGGAGGACACCCCAAGGTGACCGTTGCACTATGACTCGAGCCTCCTGTTGTTGGCGGTAGGTTTCTTTGCGCCGTTTGTCCACTTCAAACCGAGACCAGCtgcagagaagggaaaggaagatcaTTAGTGTTAGGTTCTGCTCCAAAAGAGCTCCTACAGTACATCACCCCACCCTTGAAATCCATATGGCAAGGATGTGAAACCCTTGTGTCCTCTGGATGTTTAGGACTAAAAACACTCACAGTCTCTTTCCATTGGTTATGCTGTAAGGGGCTTCTGGGATAAgcctgaaggaccaaaggttcCTCATCCCTGCCTGACATATCAGAATCTCGTCCCATTCCATATCTAGAATAGCAAATTCCTTATGCAACTTTAATGACGCCACAATGACTATTATCACCTTCTGCTTTCATACTCACATACTTGCTGCCCTCAGCTTGAAAGAGTTGCTATTTTAGCCAGTGTGTATGTGGAATACCAAGGcgttgcttaggcaaggaatactcagaggtggtccattgccttcctctgaaatacagcctagtggctggaattccttggtggtcccccatccaagtactatcatGCTGGGTGGGGAATTCTAGCAGTTTTAGtctaaaattaacttttccaagctcttctcaTCTTTGTTTGCTCTTGATGACAGCAAACTactgaaggaagaaaagggagttATGAAGAACTCTGAAAGGATGTCTGCAAAGTGGACTGGGGAAGACTAAAGGATGTACTTCCATTGTCTGGTGGTACAGTTTGCTACAACAAAATGTGGTGATAGCCAACAATATATTATCAGGGTTTGGAAACCTGTGGCCCTTCAGGTACTGGTGAACTCTTAGTCCCATCATTGTTGTCCTGACTGGCTAATGTTGAGTGTTCAGCAAGATCTAAAATGCGATTGGTTCCTCAGCCCTTAGATGggtttaaatttaaattagaTTAATGGGGAATAAGGCTATCAATTAGTACTAGTCAATGGGGCTACGTGCCACCTCTAGAATAGAGGCAGCATGCCTCTGAATGTTGGGGGACATGAATGGGTGGGTGGTACATCCCTCTTTGCCTCTCTTGTGTGGACTTCGGTGAGGCATCTGGCTGGGACGCTGTGGAAAAGAGGATGCTAGCCTAGAGAGACTTTGGGTCAAGGCTTCTGTTAGGTTAAGTGGCAGAAACCAGACATTACAGACAAAGTACAGGAAGGGAGACAGCCATCCTCGATGTGTTTTGTGAGCTCCCCAGAATCAGGTGCTTGGCCCATTCTTGGGACAGAAAACTATACTACATGCAACTGGGTCTGAACTAGTGGCCAGACAGGCTGGGACATTCTGGAAGTTACAGTACAAAACAAGTAATTTCCCCAAAGTCTACTCTGAACCATCAAAGTAAATTCATAATGTTGTTTACCATGTATATGCATTGAGACTATAAGGTgaaaaatgccctttaaaaactGCTTTCATTAAAGGGGTAACAAGTTTAGTTATTAATTCACATTAGGTCATCATAAACATGTACCTCACACCATTTTCACCCTCAACTCACTCCATCCATTTAAACAGTCACTGTCTCTTAACTTGAGTCCATGTGACTGAAACAAAAGCTGACCTGCGTATGTGTATGACTATCCTTGCTAATTTTCACTCCTTTTGCTTTATCGCTTcctttgtttctccttttgtCAAAATTTAGGTTGTAATATCTCAGGGGAGGTACCTGTTATTACTGATTTGTATGGCATCATGGATGGAGGAATAGTTATATACATAATAATTACCGATGTAGACCATTTATAGCACTACAACCAAACCTATATCACTTTGTTTGGAGCAGCTTCCTCATcccagtgccctccagatgttttgtggcTCTTCTGGCTGGGGATAGTGGGAACAGGTTGGAAAAGGGAAACAGGTTGGAAAACCCTTATCTGAGCCATGGCAAAGAATAAATATTGCTGGAGATCTTGCGTCCTTGATGGCCCATCTTttcacagtatacagtatatctaaacattaggaagaacttcctgacagtaagagctgttttagagtggaatacactgcctctgagcgtggtggagtctcctcctttggggttttttaaacagaggctggatggccatcttttgggaaaGTTTTGATTTTGTATTGCTGCGTaacaggggggttggactggatggtccttgtggtcttttccaactctatgattctattgcttGAACCCAGCATGTCTAGACCTGACTGTGTTTGAATGGTTTGATGGCTCTACCACgacttgatttttctttttctaagcTTCTTTGGGGGATCCCAATCCAAGTAGTAATTTTGTGACCATTTGTTTTATGACCCCTTTGACGAAGCCTGACTCAAACCCTACTTAACCCAAAGCCCATTAAAACACTCACCCTTCTTCAGGCCTTGTAGTGAGAGACAGGTCTTTCCATTCAGCAGTGAAGGACTCCTTCCGTGCCGTATTCCTCTCAGCCACCTGACAGGCCAGCTCAGCCGCTGACAGTGTTCCAGAGCTCCGGAGGACCACACTCTTGCCGTGCATCGTTGCACCTGAGTCTCTGCTTCAGCTAGGATGCGTTCTTAAAGCCTCTGTTCTGTCTGGTCTATTGTCCCAGCCACGGGTGACTTATATAGTTTTCCAAGTGCCCATTCCCAAGGGGTTGGCGTCTGGAGCTATACTAGGCATGCTGAGTCACTGGTGGAGCATTCTGATACTGGAcacttctcttcccctccctccctttgcctcCTTGGGTTGTAAGTGTTACTGGAAACCATATTTGTGATGCTACAATATTTTTACATTCACTTAACCCTTCTCTTGCTGGAGAGAACTAGCAGCTGTAAACATGCTATTTAATTCATTGGTTGTCAAAAGTATCTAATGTTTAACTTTAAAATATAGACTAATCTGCAATAGCCATGCAGTTGGAAAAATGTCACATTAAATACATTTACTTTAGCACTACAAGTTTGGCACCACTGAAGTCATGACGGTAAGATGCCCTTTGGCTCTCTTAACAGGAATGCCACATTTTCATCCAGTGTTTCCTCTTATCCATGAGAATAGCTCAGCCACAGGGAACATATGAAAGATTAAAAGATGTACCTCTGATTGCATGCAGATTGCATGCATTTCCTTTCCACTAAAGGATAATGAAATCTCACCCACAATTTCAACTGCTTTAGACTTTGGGATCTCTTTAATTGTTTGGGATCACTCTCAAATACCAAacattgttatttattaaatatgtatGGCCCCTTGTATGTTCAATATCACCATGGTTTTAATATTTGATAAGAATTCAGTTAAGATGTAAGCTAATCAGAAATTATTTTGCATCCAGATTTATAGAGCAATTTCAGTTTAGATTATTCATCCCTCCCAGCAGTGAATGAAGACATTAAGTCAGGTTCCTGCTGAGACTGAGGGGAACTTATGAGCCAGTGAGTATGTAATTCAGAAAGGCATTTGGTGATGGATGGAAGGGTTGAGAGATTTCTTGATGGGAGCAGTCTGTGCTGAGCCGGCACAGCTGTGTGACGTGTCTGTGACATGAAGTCATTGGAAAGAAGATCTTTCCATCCAGTCACTCAACCCACCCACTCACCTCCTCAGGTTTCAGGACCATCATCTCAGCCCCTCTGCATgatcacttacacacacacatacacaaaaccaaCCTCATACATGCTTCCCTCAGCCCTAGGGAGACTACAATGTCAAAGCTCTGGCCTTACTGGGAGGGAATGTCCTACAAGGAGGGGAACTAGGGACAAGCCAAAACAACATGCGATGTTGACTAGGCAAAAGGCCACTAGGGAGAAAGGGGAGTCAAGGATCTGTGGGCAGCATAGGGAAGATTCTTGCAGCCCCACACTTCAGAGGAATGATGCTAGAAGGAGGGAGCAGTGAAGAAAGAGAGGGTAGGAAGGGCAACCAGTGAGGTGGAGACTCTGAGCCAGCCTCGGCTCAAATCCCATCCTAGAAGCTCCCTGGATGACCTTAGATTTAGTTGCCCTCACTTAACCTAACCCACTATACAGGGTTGTTGTATGGATACAATGTCAGAGATGTGTCCACCTTGTATGCCTCCCCAAGCTCCTTGAAGTGCAGATGAAATGTGATAAAGAAAGCTTTGTTTATATGATTTAAGAAACAGATGTTAGTATTCAAGATATATAGGATGCTGCTTGAAGATTGATTTCTATAGCCCAGGAGTTCAGCTCACCAGGCATTCTGGAATACAACcctcataatcccttaccatGAGAAACATCTGGTAGTATCtgttgtggattctgggagctgaagtcctaagcACCTGAAGGGGCAGTTCCCTCTCCAACCTCTTTTATACTGCACCATTATGACATTGTGgtttcactttaagtgctgtggacTCCTGCAGCTTGTGGACATTAAGTGTCTCttgaagagaattctaaatgcttctctctaaactacaaatctcaggatcccatagtatgcatccatagcagttaaatggaaacaaaatacTATAACTGTATACGGTGAAAGAGGCTTTCATCTACACTGACTGATAGCAACCTCCTAGGTTTTTAGCTAGGAGCCTCTCTCTGTCCAGAGATGAAGGGAGTTGAACCCAGATCATGTTAATAGAAAGCTTGTGGTATAAAAGCATTAATAGCCAAGCATTTCCCAAAGGACAATTGCTGGAACAATTCAAACTTAAGCCCAGATGAGTGTGAACAATGCAGAAGAGGAGTTTCTTCTGTTTCAGAATTTATTATGTTCCACACAGCTAGTGTGGTCAATAGTGCTAGCAAAAGTAGTAATCATTGTAGCCACTACAGCttactttaaaaatgtactgTAAAGTTGGCTGCTGAGAGCCAAATCCTCCAGgatcaaaggagggcaactaaaatagtgaagggtctggaaaccatgccctatgagggaacGACttggagctgaggatgtttagcctggaaaagagaaggttaaaaggtgatttgatagccctgtttaaatatttgaagggatgtgatattgatgagagagcaagcttgttttctgctgctctggagactaggacccagaacaatggatgcaagctccaggaaaagagattccacctcaacattaggaggaacttcctgacagtaagggctgtttgacagtggaacacattccctcggagtgtagtgtagtctTCTTCCTTagcagtctttaaacagaggctggatggccatctattggggatgctttgattgagatttcctgcatggcagaatgaggttggactggatggcccttgtggtctcttccaactctattattctatgattctatgattctatgacagtgtGTCTCTTTTGAgtgaatgcctggaggaggtaatAGGCtgaatgaaggaaaacaaattgaaactaaaTACAGAtaaagacagaggtgcttactatTAAGAGTCCTAATCTGGATTTAGAAGTGTGTCAACCTGttctggatggagttacactcccctgaaaagactgtgtttgcagcttggggagTCCTCCTGGATCTGTCCATCAGGCCTCCCTCCAACTTCTGATCTATTGTTGCCTGATAACAGTAGCAACACCTTTCCTAAATAACCCCCAGGCCTTCCCTTATCTTGGGAAGGTGGGAGAGATATCCCAGGCACCAGTGTTGACATGTGGGTGATTGCTTTGGAAAAGCCTGCTTTTACACTCAGCTTCTCCAAGTGGGCCTCCCATCTTGCATCAAAGAGATCTAATGTTAACAGAGGGCATCTCTGTGCACACTGACACATCCAATGGTAGCAGTTGCTGGGGAAGTGAGGATGTAACAGCCCCTGGCTCTGCTTTATCAGGTGTAAATGCTTTTTCAGAAGGATGGCCAGCCAGCAGATCCAGTTCGTGTTGAGTCTAGGCAGCAAACTAGTATCCATcaaacatgcatgcatacacatatgtgtgtgcaGTGTTGATGGGAATGGTGTATCCACCAGAtgctgttgaattgcaactcctagAAGTCTTAGCCATCACAGCCAATTGTGAGGGATGACGGGAATttcaatccaacaatatctggagagttgtacaattcccatccctggaGTAAAGGAAGAAGGGTGTCTCTGGTCAGTGTGGCCAGGAAGTGCAAATCTTGTTCAAGCAAACACAAATGCTTGCAGAAATAATTATTCtaccatttattttaaacatagaCCTCCACAGAGACAAGAGAGTAGCCTTCCCCTTTTATTATCTTATACACAAGCCAATAGCCCAGGTGAATGTCAGTATTAATAGCCTAGTTGCTAGTCTCATATATAGATGACCTATGGAAtcaaagggaaattggaagtcaCTAGCTGTTgcgtgacttcaagttgtttctactTTATTGTAATCCTaagtggttttcttggtaagatttgttccaaggtGAGTTGCCATTGCTCTActcctaagactgagagagtgtaatttggctgagggtcacccagtaggttcccaTTGaaagtaggaatttgaaccctggtctcccagagggtgcatctaa from Sceloporus undulatus isolate JIND9_A2432 ecotype Alabama chromosome 6, SceUnd_v1.1, whole genome shotgun sequence carries:
- the LOC121935734 gene encoding telethonin produces the protein MHGKSVVLRSSGTLSAAELACQVAERNTARKESFTAEWKDLSLTTRPEEGWSRFEVDKRRKETYRQQQEARVIVQRSPWGVLRLGLLGEPLTSYHLPYQRALPLPIFTPAKLSAKAEREFTPTPSESVESLPVTGVCFDKKPLAEITKELPLVIQPSCPDFKKAGLPRSLSRSMSQEAQRG